The Rhopalosiphum maidis isolate BTI-1 chromosome 4, ASM367621v3, whole genome shotgun sequence region GTTAGCACTTTTTTGGTCCTTCCGTTATAACTGCAAAGtcttaaaaaacttttaatgagGTCAAATTCTTTGTAATATTCTactaattcttttaaatatatcgcaTCAAAACAAACAGGagacattttgtttataatccGCAATcagataacaaaatattttttttcaaagttgattaaaaaaaatttactgaaACCAGGTtcaacattttgtttatatattatatcgaatagTAAATGGTTTGTgaacataaaaatttgtatgctgctggtaatttataatataaatttaaagctaattatttttcatttaatgttCATGAACGACACCTATCTTTTAATTGCATAGTCACCATCGCTTTGGAATTTATAGaagaaaatgtatgtatatttattaagtttttaaaactattttttttttaattttgaaatatgaacaagttttttatgaattattttgattttgttaaaatttttgttttaaattcaattttctagGATTATCTATTTCAattgaatcaatttttttttttaattcgggTTAggcatttatattgtatttgttatattagttttttgagTAATAGTGAGAGCAGAGAGTTAAGAAGGTATATTTGAGAAAACTAACTTTACCATATTTGATTTTGTGTGTGAATATGTCTTAGCCggaattgatatttaaaaaaatttttgttcagattaatgttttttaccaAAGTTTGAAGATATGTATGATTGTTGctcaaatttatcattataattatatggaaTAGCAGTGTTTATTAAACagcatttaatagaaaaatatgtgaAGCTATCAGGTGGGAAATGTTCATgacaaatttacttattgtgaAGTTTTTCCAGttcaattgtaaataaaattttgcccttcaaaattattgctagaagaatattttataactatgtaaatgttttgacaatttaaactattgaagtaaatcaaaattagGAATGTCAAACCTTATtccaattttaaagttaattgattaaattttcttttcattaatcattataattaggtatttatataggtacttttctattttatagagatacaattaaaaattatatactaataaatcaagtgttataaaaattagacaCCTATATGATTAGcatcaaatttttttctatattttaaataaagaaaatcaattattattattatattttttaatttctcttCTCTCATCTTTTGGAAAGCGATAAAGTTCGTCTTCGATTTACGACAATTTACATATTGACACTTTCCGCCagacatttttcaattgatttaatagacgcgatataataaaaatgacttgGTCATAAAACCACTAATCGCGGTAACAGAAAATTTTCCACTGACACTAGTTTGACAGACAACAGTAAATGTGACAATACTGACAATTAATGATATCGGATTTTGAACGGCAGTAGTTATGTGGTACTGTGGTAATTATTGCAGCTTTGACATAGTCTTGTCTTAAATAACGTAACCGCTTTcgtcgttttaaaaaaacatttcttgaTTTCTTCTAAATTGAAACTCTGACTTGATAAATGGGACAagtgataacaatattactttatCATTAATCGTTATACCGGTAACGTTTAGAGTTTAGACTTGACGACTACGTGAAACGCGTCtcaataaagattaaaaatgtttcgtGGCTACTCGTTGGTCGTACGTAGGTACTAAGTACtcgatacataaatattaaatacgttaaatcaataaatcgtaataattattaattattactggcTTTACGGACAATTGTAATGTAGTCATCGTGGCTTTGTCGTTTTGAAATAGATATACGCCGTCGCTTTTGAACATGTTTTCAAACTATGCTCGGGGTTCATTaccgtcattattattattaaaatgaatacattattcTGTCCGGAATTACACAATTTGTCTTTCACGCCGACTATGGATTTTCAGTGATGTCTTGACCTAGTCAGTAGTcttcaaattcaaaatgacAATTTCCTTGCACGTCGTTATAACGTGCGTGAAGTTGCTCCTGTTGCCATCATAGTGAGTGAAAATCCAATGTGGGATCATCATTTTTATTCGCcttcttaaaaaattttgtttttttcattatttatccacaattatgttcattaaattGTTCTTATTCTGTTTTGACAGTTTTTCAACCGATTTCGAGGTGCATCGCAACTGGCTAGCCACCACGTACAGTCTACCCATATCGCAGTGGTATTCAGCTAAACATTCGGAATGGACAATCGACTATCCACCATTGTTTGCGTGGTTTGAATACTTCTTAGCTCAAATTGCTGCCTTTGTTGATATTGACATGTTGTCGATACACAATCGTAACTATTCGTCAAATGCCACTGTATTCTTTCAACGACTCAGCGTCATTATTACtgattttgtgttttattatggATCTCGaaagtaaatatcattcaAATTGAATGacaatgttttatgtttttagctattaaattcttattgtatgttaagatattatttcattttattaagtctaatagtatatttttttctattgattgaaattaaattataaatattagtatttacatagaatataatattattcaaatttaagaagtacccaatataaacaataaaaatgtattttaaaatttcctcTCAAATTtcctattttagatttatttattgttgtcctaaatattttcaataattactttatgaatatttattgtaaacataacattttaattaatttttgtttttaggtatacataaCTTAAATTCTCATATACCTAACCCacaatgtattgtattaaatgaaaCAATAGCTTGTTAAGTAAACTAGTATAAAACTAtgagttgttttttattagttatttaaatttgaaaatgtaaataataacatttctttaacaactaaaataatttaatagtttttaactagtaatatataatggaaTAATGTGAtggataaacattttcaaaacatctgatatactatataataagtatgaaatttatattatttttagatgtgCTCAGTCAATTGCATTACTTGTGAAATCAACAAagactaaaaagaaaaaacctaTGGATGAAAGtaaaatttctgtttttgtcATTGAACTCTTGTTAATAGCTAATGTAACATTATTGCTCATTGACCAAATACACTTTCAGTACAATGGCTTTCTTTTCGGTATCTTACTTATATCAATATCTCAcattttaaaggtaaaaaatattacttttaaattatagtttcaatttctaatagattgtattattttggtttatgTTGTTGCTTTTTCTAGGGTGAAAACTATCGAGGTGCATTTTGGTTTACGgttttgttaaatttcaaacatatttatttatacttggcACCAgcattttttgtttacttattaAGACACTTTTgtcttcaaaaaaatatacaatttgcaTTGAAAAGACTTATAAAATTAGGTTTAATTGTTCTCGGTGTATCCAGTATCTCATTTGGCCCTTTTATATTCAATGGTCAAATTTTACaggtattattagaatattaactatatataaatcttaattctaataatttaatttattttttaggtttttaaacagttatttCCATTCAAACGAGGTTTATCACATGCTTATTGGGCACCAAATTTTTGGGCTTTGTATAATACAGCTGATATTGGTGCTAAaattacatgtatttataaattcaattttttgatattaatttttatattcctaTACTGATTTTCTAATTGAGAATTTTTTCAGATAAAGACtacgatttaataaaaaacaataattcagCATCAATGACGAGAGGTTTAGTTCAAGAATTCGAACATACTGTTTTTCCATCAATAACTCCTCagattacttttattttaacaataatttttatgttggtAAGTTTTGGgttatttcttgttttttctaaacttaaaaagtaaacatttttctgtAGAAATATACTCTGTTTAAAATGAGATCATTACTGGGTGGCTAAGTTGTGCGCATGAGTGAGTGTGGCTCACTACACGGTAGTATAATAGTACAGATAGTTACTTCGACCAAACAGAGGTTATTTGATCTTTGCCTGCCAAAAATTGTTTGCTGTCTGGTACTGATCTTATCTTCAGCAGATTatagttatacttaaattaaatttctattataaagAAAGTTTTAACTATCAATGGTCAAATGGtgtataatgtgtttataatacactttaataaataataataaactatagatGATGGTTAAGATTCTATTGattctaatattctatttttgatttttttgtttataagatatatattgaccattgcatttattaaaatattgatttgtcATTTTCAGCcatgtttatataaactttGGAAATCCAATAGAAATCCAATTGATTTTGTCCGATGCCTTGTGTTGTGTGGTTTGACTTCATTTATGTTTGGTTGGCATGTTCACGAGAAAGCATTATTGCTAGCTGTCATACCATTAACGTAAGCCATTCAATGTTTCTTTTTATCTAATACTTAAATAgatacatgtttatttttatttacagacTTCTAGTATTTTCCTCTACAAATGATTGTTCCATGTTTACAATGCTATCAACCATATCTACATATTCTGTTTTTCCATTATTGTTTAAACCATTTGAATTCATTACTAAATCACTATTACTTTTagttaatgtttcatttttgtataatactggtaaatttaaatcattgaatcgtatagaaaaattgtatttaataagtcTAGGACCATTGTTGTTATTGACCGAGGTTGGATGGATGGTTTTAAGGTTTGATCAAAGATATCCATTTCTCCCATTGATGCTTACTTCATTCCATAATAGTATAggtgttttttattgttggaTAAAgtactacttatattatatttggcaataaattatataattttaataatttacatgtgTGCTGTAAAGAAAGAgggcattttataaataaggatttatcaatatttgattaagaaatgtgttaaaatttttcaataatgtgATTATAAAGTTCAAATCTATTGttcttatgtttattatttaactaaaaatatatttatacatgttattGTGGTATTGCACATTTGCACAGTAGAAAATTacttacattttcataaattcatgtttatatttttctctatTTTGTTAACTACtatgtaaacatataaaatacaaaacaatactagttattaagtaattgtaaattatttagctgttaataaattagtactattttaattttaacaaaaaaacccACATACGACATACCAAgccttatatagttatatgtattgtaaaaaatgtgtGACATTCATGAATTCTGCTTGAATATAATTAGATTTTCATCTATGATTGttctatatataggtatataatacatatatgtatgaaggtataataaataattatacaatatacatatgaatTGTGAATGTAAAATGGCTATCGCCTGTTCCTATCTAATATAAAGAGCCagctatacctacatatacaaattatac contains the following coding sequences:
- the LOC113552144 gene encoding probable dolichyl pyrophosphate Glc1Man9GlcNAc2 alpha-1,3-glucosyltransferase, producing MTISLHVVITCVKLLLLPSYFSTDFEVHRNWLATTYSLPISQWYSAKHSEWTIDYPPLFAWFEYFLAQIAAFVDIDMLSIHNRNYSSNATVFFQRLSVIITDFVFYYGSRKCAQSIALLVKSTKTKKKKPMDESKISVFVIELLLIANVTLLLIDQIHFQYNGFLFGILLISISHILKGENYRGAFWFTVLLNFKHIYLYLAPAFFVYLLRHFCLQKNIQFALKRLIKLGLIVLGVSSISFGPFIFNGQILQVFKQLFPFKRGLSHAYWAPNFWALYNTADIGAKITYKDYDLIKNNNSASMTRGLVQEFEHTVFPSITPQITFILTIIFMLPCLYKLWKSNRNPIDFVRCLVLCGLTSFMFGWHVHEKALLLAVIPLTLLVFSSTNDCSMFTMLSTISTYSVFPLLFKPFEFITKSLLLLVNVSFLYNTGKFKSLNRIEKLYLISLGPLLLLTEVGWMVLRFDQRYPFLPLMLTSFHNSIGVFYCWIKYYLYYIWQ